The window AGCCGACGAGCCTCGGGGGCGACCGTCAGCGCGGTGATGTGTGCATGCCATGGAAGGTAGTGCTCCGAGTATCGGTACGCATCGGGCGACGACTCAACCTTGCCCATTACTTTCCAGCCGTCAGCTCCATGGTCTGCCGAGAAGCAGGCACGCCTTTTTGACCCGGAGAGGACAGACTCACTGTATCCGATGATGTTTCCATCCATGTCTTCACAAACCTGAAAGAGTGCCGGCCATTTTGCGTAGTACTGGAGGTAGAAGCCGAGTTCGTACGTCTCGGTTAGGGGGTCGAGGTTGCACTTGGAAAATTTGTTGACATCGTCGGGTTTGAACTGACGGAAAGTTGCCATGACATTTGTGGGTGACAGCCAAGGACGGGACGGCAAACGTGAATACAATTACTGCGAAGACATCTCCATGCGCATTTGCCTGCGGGGATTCCTAGGTGGTGGGTGATGACCCGATCACGCTCTCTGGGTTGGATACTGCCATGGATTGATTAGTCATGCGGTGCGGATCTTTTGTTATGTCGCCCTCCCGTATCACCGCTACAGTATTAATATCGGGACCAATAATTAACACTGCTATCACTGGGCACGGGATTCTGTTCACACACATGATCACAGAGATGA of the Drechmeria coniospora strain ARSEF 6962 chromosome 01, whole genome shotgun sequence genome contains:
- a CDS encoding N-acetyltransferase 5: MATFRQFKPDDVNKFSKCNLDPLTETYELGFYLQYYAKWPALFQVCEDMDGNIIGYSESVLSGSKRRACFSADHGADGWKVMGKVESSPDAYRYSEHYLPWHAHITALTVAPEARRLGIGKILTEQLESAADANDAWFVDLFVRRSNHRAIAFYENLGYSVFRVVKDYYGDHATDADRSTEDAFDMRKAMRRDKGGEHIRADGEKHEVDPEDVW